A region from the Podarcis raffonei isolate rPodRaf1 chromosome 11, rPodRaf1.pri, whole genome shotgun sequence genome encodes:
- the LMBRD2 gene encoding G-protein coupled receptor-associated protein LMBRD2 isoform X2, with the protein MSGAALGIEIVVVFFLALIILHRYGDFKKQHKLVIVATLLAWHLCFLIVFILPLDVTTTIYNRCKVNLNSSPPESTTSNVSYTTPAPRKHECFKPWSYIPDGIMPIFWRVVYWTSQFLTWILLPFMQSYARSGGFSITGKIKTALIENAIYYGTYLLIFGAFLIYVAINPKFNLQWSQLQTIGIAAANTWGLFLLVLLLGYGLVEIPRSHWNGAKKGYLLMKTYFKAAKLMTEKADAEENLEDIMEEVRKVNESFKYNHPLRKCVDTILKKCPVEYQERMGRNMDDYEDFEERPNTYPTEKNLAKLHKQVIYSVQRHRRTQVQWRILLEQAFYLEDVAKNETSATHQFVHTFPSQEPENKIARYLYTPTVEWYWECLLRPWFHRILAIILATFSIIVVWSECTFFSTRPVLSLFAVFIKLAEKNYNYFYIEMACFLTIFFLSICVYSTVFRIRVFNYYYLASHHQTDAYSLLFSGMLFCRLTPPLCLNFLGLTHMDSTIAKSLEQPTAYTSIMGSMKVLSFIADGFYIYYPMLVVILCVATYFSLGTRCLNLLGFQQFMGDNEMTSDLIDEGKELIRREKRKRQRQEDGENRRREWKERYGNNREDSSRNRNVPADQKESSFTETNTTRLASKYTRSNGRNERDRVELLQDAEPLDFNADSVGEDPLDSDSGRYQPGGRYLSMSRSRIFDDV; encoded by the exons ATGAGTGGTGCAGCTTTGGGCATTGAGATAGTAGTTGTCTTCTTTCTGGCATTAATCATACTACATCGGTATGGAGACTTCAAAAAACAGCACAAGCTTGTGATTGTAGCTACCCTACTTGCTTGGCACCTCTGTTTTCTCATAGTATTTATATTGCCTTTGGATGTCACAACG ACTATATACAATCGATGCAAGGTTAATCTGAATTCTAGTCCACCTGAAAGTACCACCAGTAATGTTTCATACACTACTCCTGCTCCAAG AAAACATGAATGTTTCAAACCATGGAGTTATATCCCTGATGGAATTATGCCAATATTTTGGCGGGTGGTATACTGGACATCACAGTTCTTAACATG GATTCTGTTACCCTTTATGCAGTCATATGCTAGGTCAGGAGGCTTTTCCATTACTGGAAAGATTAAAACAGCACTAATTGAAAATGCAATCTACTATGGGACATACCTTCTGATATTTGGAGCATTCTTAATATATGTGGCTATAAATCCAAAGTTCAACCTGCAATG GAGTCAACTTCAGACAATTGGAATAGCTGCTGCCAACACCTGGGGCCTTTTCCTTTTGGTGCTGCTGTTAGGGTATGGCCTGGTTGAAATTCCACGCTCTCACTGGAATGGAGCAAAGAAAGGTTACCTTCTTATGAAGACTTATTTCAAGGCTGCTAAACTGATGACTGAGAAGGCAGATGCAGAAGAAAACTTGGAGGATATAATGGAG GAGGTTCGCAAAGTTAATGAAAGCTTCAAATACAACCACCCTTTGAGAAAATGTGTGGACACAATATTAAAGAAG TGTCCTGTTGAGTATCAGGAAAGAATGGGTAGGAACATGGATGACTATGAAGACTTTGAAGAAAGGCCCAATACTTATCCGACAGAGAAAAACCTGGCTAAACTTCATAAGCAG GTAATTTATTCTGTTCAAAGGCATCGTCGTACGCAGGTCCAGTGGAGAATTCTTTTAGAGCAAGCCTTTTACCTGGAGGATGTGGCAAAAAATGAAACCAGTGCAACTCATCAGTTTGTTCATACTTTTCCATCTCAAGAACCTGAAAACAAGATTGCTCGGTATCTTTATACACCAACTGTTG AGTGGTACTGGGAGTGTCTGCTGAGGCCATGGTTTCACAGAATCCTTGCAATTATTTTGGCCACATTTTCTATCATTGTCGTATGGTCGGAATGCACGTTCTTCAGCACAAGGCCAGTTCTGTCTCTGTTTGCAGTCTTCATAAAACTGGCGGAGAAGAATTACAACTATTTCTACATAGAG ATGGCTTGTTTCTTGACCATCTTTTTCCTCAGTATCTGTGTTTACTCTACTGTCTTCAGGATCCGTGTATTCAACTATTACTATTTAGCTTCTCACCATCAGACGGATGCATATAGTTTGCTTTTCAGTGGCAT GCTGTTTTGCCGTTTGACTCCTCCACTGTGTCTGAATTTCTTGGGCTTGACTCATATGGATTCAACAATTGCAAAGAGTTTAGAACAGCCAACTGCATATACATCT ATTATGGGATCCATGAAAGTGTTGTCCTTCATTGCAGATGGATTTTATATCTATTATCCCATGCTGGTTGTCATTCTTTGTGTTGCTACTTACTTTAG TTTAGGAACTCGATGTTTGAATCTTTTGGGATTCCAGCAGTTCATGGGAGACAATGAGATGACTTCGGACTTAATTGATGAAGGAAAAGAGTTAATCAGAAGag aaaaaagaaaacggcAAAGACAGGAAGATGGTGAAAACAGGAGAAGG GAGTGGAAAGAACGCTATGGGAACAACCGTGAAGATTCTTCTAGAAACAGAAATGTTCCAGCAGACCAAAAAGAGTCTAGCTTCACAGAGACTAATACAACTAGAT TAGCTTCTAAGTACACCCGATCAAATGGAAGGAATGAAAGGGACAGAGTTGAGCTTCTTCAAGATGCCGAACCTCTGGACTTTAATGCTGACTCAGTTGGTGAAGATCCTCTCGATTCCGATTCAGGAAG GTACCAGCCTGGTGGAAGATACCTGTCGATGTCGCGAAGCAGAATCTTTGACGATGTCTAA
- the LMBRD2 gene encoding G-protein coupled receptor-associated protein LMBRD2 isoform X1: MSGAALGIEIVVVFFLALIILHRYGDFKKQHKLVIVATLLAWHLCFLIVFILPLDVTTTIYNRCKVNLNSSPPESTTSNVSYTTPAPRKHECFKPWSYIPDGIMPIFWRVVYWTSQFLTWILLPFMQSYARSGGFSITGKIKTALIENAIYYGTYLLIFGAFLIYVAINPKFNLQWSQLQTIGIAAANTWGLFLLVLLLGYGLVEIPRSHWNGAKKGYLLMKTYFKAAKLMTEKADAEENLEDIMEEVRKVNESFKYNHPLRKCVDTILKKCPVEYQERMGRNMDDYEDFEERPNTYPTEKNLAKLHKQVIYSVQRHRRTQVQWRILLEQAFYLEDVAKNETSATHQFVHTFPSQEPENKIARYLYTPTVEWYWECLLRPWFHRILAIILATFSIIVVWSECTFFSTRPVLSLFAVFIKLAEKNYNYFYIEMACFLTIFFLSICVYSTVFRIRVFNYYYLASHHQTDAYSLLFSGMLFCRLTPPLCLNFLGLTHMDSTIAKSLEQPTAYTSIMGSMKVLSFIADGFYIYYPMLVVILCVATYFSLGTRCLNLLGFQQFMGDNEMTSDLIDEGKELIRREKRKRQRQEDGENRRREWKERYGNNREDSSRNRNVPADQKESSFTETNTTRSVASKYTRSNGRNERDRVELLQDAEPLDFNADSVGEDPLDSDSGRYQPGGRYLSMSRSRIFDDV, translated from the exons ATGAGTGGTGCAGCTTTGGGCATTGAGATAGTAGTTGTCTTCTTTCTGGCATTAATCATACTACATCGGTATGGAGACTTCAAAAAACAGCACAAGCTTGTGATTGTAGCTACCCTACTTGCTTGGCACCTCTGTTTTCTCATAGTATTTATATTGCCTTTGGATGTCACAACG ACTATATACAATCGATGCAAGGTTAATCTGAATTCTAGTCCACCTGAAAGTACCACCAGTAATGTTTCATACACTACTCCTGCTCCAAG AAAACATGAATGTTTCAAACCATGGAGTTATATCCCTGATGGAATTATGCCAATATTTTGGCGGGTGGTATACTGGACATCACAGTTCTTAACATG GATTCTGTTACCCTTTATGCAGTCATATGCTAGGTCAGGAGGCTTTTCCATTACTGGAAAGATTAAAACAGCACTAATTGAAAATGCAATCTACTATGGGACATACCTTCTGATATTTGGAGCATTCTTAATATATGTGGCTATAAATCCAAAGTTCAACCTGCAATG GAGTCAACTTCAGACAATTGGAATAGCTGCTGCCAACACCTGGGGCCTTTTCCTTTTGGTGCTGCTGTTAGGGTATGGCCTGGTTGAAATTCCACGCTCTCACTGGAATGGAGCAAAGAAAGGTTACCTTCTTATGAAGACTTATTTCAAGGCTGCTAAACTGATGACTGAGAAGGCAGATGCAGAAGAAAACTTGGAGGATATAATGGAG GAGGTTCGCAAAGTTAATGAAAGCTTCAAATACAACCACCCTTTGAGAAAATGTGTGGACACAATATTAAAGAAG TGTCCTGTTGAGTATCAGGAAAGAATGGGTAGGAACATGGATGACTATGAAGACTTTGAAGAAAGGCCCAATACTTATCCGACAGAGAAAAACCTGGCTAAACTTCATAAGCAG GTAATTTATTCTGTTCAAAGGCATCGTCGTACGCAGGTCCAGTGGAGAATTCTTTTAGAGCAAGCCTTTTACCTGGAGGATGTGGCAAAAAATGAAACCAGTGCAACTCATCAGTTTGTTCATACTTTTCCATCTCAAGAACCTGAAAACAAGATTGCTCGGTATCTTTATACACCAACTGTTG AGTGGTACTGGGAGTGTCTGCTGAGGCCATGGTTTCACAGAATCCTTGCAATTATTTTGGCCACATTTTCTATCATTGTCGTATGGTCGGAATGCACGTTCTTCAGCACAAGGCCAGTTCTGTCTCTGTTTGCAGTCTTCATAAAACTGGCGGAGAAGAATTACAACTATTTCTACATAGAG ATGGCTTGTTTCTTGACCATCTTTTTCCTCAGTATCTGTGTTTACTCTACTGTCTTCAGGATCCGTGTATTCAACTATTACTATTTAGCTTCTCACCATCAGACGGATGCATATAGTTTGCTTTTCAGTGGCAT GCTGTTTTGCCGTTTGACTCCTCCACTGTGTCTGAATTTCTTGGGCTTGACTCATATGGATTCAACAATTGCAAAGAGTTTAGAACAGCCAACTGCATATACATCT ATTATGGGATCCATGAAAGTGTTGTCCTTCATTGCAGATGGATTTTATATCTATTATCCCATGCTGGTTGTCATTCTTTGTGTTGCTACTTACTTTAG TTTAGGAACTCGATGTTTGAATCTTTTGGGATTCCAGCAGTTCATGGGAGACAATGAGATGACTTCGGACTTAATTGATGAAGGAAAAGAGTTAATCAGAAGag aaaaaagaaaacggcAAAGACAGGAAGATGGTGAAAACAGGAGAAGG GAGTGGAAAGAACGCTATGGGAACAACCGTGAAGATTCTTCTAGAAACAGAAATGTTCCAGCAGACCAAAAAGAGTCTAGCTTCACAGAGACTAATACAACTAGAT cAGTAGCTTCTAAGTACACCCGATCAAATGGAAGGAATGAAAGGGACAGAGTTGAGCTTCTTCAAGATGCCGAACCTCTGGACTTTAATGCTGACTCAGTTGGTGAAGATCCTCTCGATTCCGATTCAGGAAG GTACCAGCCTGGTGGAAGATACCTGTCGATGTCGCGAAGCAGAATCTTTGACGATGTCTAA